The Natronosporangium hydrolyticum nucleotide sequence GCGGTCGCCCGACTGTAACGGCTGTCGTTCGGCAACTGTCCACTTCACGACGTTGACTGTGCACAGTGCTGCGGGCTACGGTGCGTAGGCGCGGGGAGCTGGTCAGGCTGGGAGGGCGGGACATGTCGGGTTTGGTGCGTTGGTGGAGTAGCTCGGGCGGCCGTGGCTGGACAGCGAAGGCGGCCGTCGCCGGCCTGGTCGCAGGGGTGGCGCTCGCGGTGCCGACGCCCGCGGTCGCGGTGCCGAGCGAACCACCCGCGCCGGCCCCGCCAGCAGTGGAGCGCGTGCCGGAGGGGGTGACCCTCCCCCTGTGGTGGCCTTATCCACCGGATCAGCTCGCCATCGACTCGGACTGTTACGACGCCTGCGCCGACCCGGCGGTGGTCCGGTCACCGCGACCGTGGCTGGCCGCCCGGGTGCGCGACTCGCGCGGAGCACCGCTGCGCGCCGACTTCCAAGTGCGCGACGGTACGGGGTCGGTGGTGGCGGCGGGGTCGGACTCGCAGGTGCCATCTGGGGCGACTGCCCGGTGGCGGCCGCCGGCGGACCTGGCCACCGACGAGACCTACAGCTTCCGGGTGCGGGCGGTCAACTGGCCATGGGCGAGCGCCTGGTCAGCCCCGTTCACCTTCACCGTGGTGACCGCCACCCCGGCCACCCCGCTCGTCACCTCGACCGACTACCCACCGGCGGATACCGGCATCTGGAGCGGTGGGCCGGGCCAGCCCGGCGAGTTCTTGTTCGACCCCGCCGGGGCGAGTGATGTCGTTGCGTTCACCTACCGGTGGCTGTCGGGTGAGGGGGAAACCGTCGAGGTGGACCCGGGAGAGTCGGCCACCGTCGAGCTAGCTCCGCCTGGTGACCTGCAGCAGGTGCTCCAGGTGCGGTCGATCAACCAGGCCGGCGGCATCTCCGACTGGTTCACGTACTCGTTCCTGGTGCGCCCGGTCCCCAACGAGCTGCTT carries:
- a CDS encoding LamG domain-containing protein produces the protein MSGLVRWWSSSGGRGWTAKAAVAGLVAGVALAVPTPAVAVPSEPPAPAPPAVERVPEGVTLPLWWPYPPDQLAIDSDCYDACADPAVVRSPRPWLAARVRDSRGAPLRADFQVRDGTGSVVAAGSDSQVPSGATARWRPPADLATDETYSFRVRAVNWPWASAWSAPFTFTVVTATPATPLVTSTDYPPADTGIWSGGPGQPGEFLFDPAGASDVVAFTYRWLSGEGETVEVDPGESATVELAPPGDLQQVLQVRSINQAGGISDWFTYSFLVRPVPNELLHWRFDEGEGATATPVSGGSAHAGTLHDGVSWVPSGINPGDPAATGTALAFDGETGFVSAPPAVVTDGATGWTVAAWVSPEARTDRHTVLAQGGTTQSAVQLQYRPEANQDAGGVCLVVAHADATDVDETLVCAPADQVPVGEWSHVAAVHDPMTGQLELWVDGGPFNGEWPAGWSGSATAPQAWSADGDLQLGRGLQDGAHGDYWQGRVDELRIYQRPLSGSELTFLFLQCRYGDCPA